The DNA sequence CCGGAAGACACGGTCCGGGCGGAAGGCAACGGGGTCCGGGAAAAAATTAATGCGCCGCCAAGATTCTGGTAAATCGGAATCAACCCTTAATGGCGGGAGGCCTGAGGGGGCGGGATTGGAACCGGGGAACCGAAATTCTCGGCGTTGGCGCGGCGAAAAAAATTACTTCTTTGTAACACTCTCTTGAGGTTGATATAACAAACGTCGCTTACCCTTACCGGACATTAGATGAATCGCTTCCAAGGCATCACGCAACCTCAATTTCGAGACGGTAACCCAAATGCCCAAGAAGGTTTTGATCATCGAGGATGATCCGGACACCTCCCGCCTCGTCGCCCAGTACCTGACCCGGGAGGGATACTCAGTCGGTACGGCTCCCGACGGGGTCAAAGGGCTGAAGCAGGTCCACGAGGACTTTCCGGATCTGCTGATCCTGGACGTCATCCTTCCCCAGATGGACGGTTTCGAAGTTTGCAAAAAGCTTCGCGGAGACGCGGCCACGTCGCGACTGCCCATTTTGATGCTCACGGCCTTGAACGAAGAATCGGACAAGGTCGTCGGTTTGGAGCTGGGAACGGACGACTACGTCACCAAGCCCTTCAGCCCCAAAGAACTCATGGCCCGCGTGAAGACGCTCCTGCGACGAAACGAACCGCGGGAAGCCGGCCCTTTCCCCTCCATGCACAAATACGGGCCCCTGGTCCTGGACGAGGCCCGTCAAAATGTTAAAGTGGACGGGAAAGGAGTTCACCTCACCTCCAAGGAGTTTGCCCTCCTGGTCCAGCTCTTAAAAAGGAAGGGAAGGGTCCTGACCCGTCAAATGCTCCTCGAAACGGTTTGGGGATATGAATCCCACGTGACCACCCGAACCATCGAAGTCCATATCTACGGGTTGCGACAAAAGATCCCGTTCTTGACCAAGGCCATTCAGACCGTCGTCGCTTCGGGGTACAAGCTTTTGGAGGAAGGAAATCAGGAGGCGGTGTGAGCGATCTTATCCTGAGTCGGGACGCCTCGCGGAACATTTTGGCGGGAGAGAAATGGGTTCACCCCACGGCTCATGCGCACCC is a window from the Nitrospiria bacterium genome containing:
- a CDS encoding response regulator transcription factor, which encodes MPKKVLIIEDDPDTSRLVAQYLTREGYSVGTAPDGVKGLKQVHEDFPDLLILDVILPQMDGFEVCKKLRGDAATSRLPILMLTALNEESDKVVGLELGTDDYVTKPFSPKELMARVKTLLRRNEPREAGPFPSMHKYGPLVLDEARQNVKVDGKGVHLTSKEFALLVQLLKRKGRVLTRQMLLETVWGYESHVTTRTIEVHIYGLRQKIPFLTKAIQTVVASGYKLLEEGNQEAV